One genomic region from Verrucomicrobiia bacterium encodes:
- a CDS encoding 3-deoxy-manno-octulosonate cytidylyltransferase: MKIRSLGVIPARYGAQRFPGKPLAMIADKTLVQRVYEQAAKAKRLDKVIVATEDTRILEAVEAFGGDAMLTSPDCATGTDRVAEVAVAYDCDLV, from the coding sequence ATGAAGATTCGCTCATTGGGGGTGATTCCCGCCCGCTACGGTGCTCAACGGTTTCCAGGCAAACCGCTCGCGATGATTGCCGACAAGACGCTCGTCCAACGCGTCTACGAGCAGGCGGCCAAGGCCAAACGGCTCGACAAGGTCATCGTCGCCACGGAAGATACCCGCATTCTCGAGGCCGTCGAGGCGTTCGGCGGTGATGCGATGCTTACATCTCCTGACTGTGCGACGGGAACCGATCGCGTCGCGGAGGTTGCGGTTGCTTACGACTGCGACCTGGTC
- a CDS encoding DNA-3-methyladenine glycosylase I: MSSASDTRIRCGWSMNHPLMIEYHDTEWGVPVHDDRKLFEFLVLDAAQAGLSWQTILLKRESYRKAFDNFDAEKVARYTEKRIEKLLTNPGIIRNRLKVRSAVQNAQAFLKVRDEFGSFDRYIWQFVSGKPLVTRVKSMKEIVATSSESDAMSKDLKARGFTFVGSTICYAFMQAAGMVNDHLVTCFRYREVQR; this comes from the coding sequence ATGTCTTCCGCTTCTGACACCCGTATCCGCTGCGGCTGGTCCATGAATCATCCGCTGATGATCGAATATCACGACACCGAGTGGGGCGTGCCGGTACATGACGACCGCAAGCTGTTCGAGTTCCTCGTGCTCGACGCCGCGCAGGCCGGCCTGAGTTGGCAGACGATCTTGCTGAAACGCGAAAGCTACCGAAAGGCGTTCGACAACTTCGATGCGGAGAAAGTGGCGCGCTATACGGAGAAACGCATCGAGAAGCTGTTGACGAATCCGGGCATCATTCGAAATCGGCTGAAAGTCCGTTCGGCCGTACAGAATGCGCAGGCATTCCTGAAGGTGCGTGATGAATTCGGCTCGTTCGACCGTTACATCTGGCAATTCGTCAGCGGCAAACCGCTTGTTACGCGCGTCAAGTCGATGAAAGAAATCGTCGCCACCTCCAGCGAATCCGATGCGATGAGCAAGGACCTCAAAGCTCGCGGTTTTACCTTTGTCGGCTCTACGATTTGCTACGCCTTTATGCAAGCGGCCGGTATGGTAAACGACCACCTCGTCACCTGTTTCCGCTACCGCGAAGTGCAGCGCTGA
- a CDS encoding cupin domain-containing protein, with protein sequence MITRRDVLVAVTAIGLTTVAMTLADSVAGPILHCSVFNWADLKMEATKYGARRQVFDSRTAILDQLEVHVTTLNPGEMPHPGHRHAGEELVIIKDGSLEAVQNSATNHVDAGGVIFQASNEYHSLRNVSRTPAIYYVIKIVPPGVKDNTR encoded by the coding sequence ATGATTACGCGAAGAGATGTTCTTGTGGCCGTTACCGCGATCGGTCTGACTACAGTGGCGATGACACTCGCCGACTCGGTCGCGGGTCCCATTCTTCATTGTTCCGTCTTCAATTGGGCCGATCTGAAGATGGAGGCGACCAAATATGGTGCGCGCCGACAAGTTTTTGATTCGCGCACAGCCATTCTGGATCAGCTCGAGGTTCACGTGACCACGCTCAACCCCGGCGAGATGCCTCACCCGGGTCATCGCCACGCGGGCGAAGAGTTGGTCATCATTAAAGATGGCTCACTGGAGGCTGTGCAAAACAGCGCAACCAACCACGTGGATGCCGGCGGCGTGATTTTTCAGGCTTCCAACGAATACCACAGCCTTCGTAATGTCAGCCGGACGCCCGCGATCTATTATGTGATTAAGATCGTACCGCCAGGCGTGAAGGATAACACTCGCTAA
- a CDS encoding ParB/RepB/Spo0J family partition protein, which yields MTKKALGRGLDSLISGGVVRSVAAEPPHVEVAIVPPATNVVQPLGSRMASTGSDSDGNAVRHLGIDTIERSRFQPRTDFDPEQLRELADSIKQRGVIQPLLVRPVAATDGTHRYELIAGERRWRAAREAGLTTIPAIVREANDQEVLEIALIENLQREDLNAVEEARAYEQLSTQFKLTQEQIAEKVGRSRAAVANSMRLLGLPGEVQSWIADDRLSVGHAKAILGLANPAEQRLVAERVLKRNLTVRETEQLVEQLKGEAKVRARTLGGVAKSTHVLAVEERLQQKLGTHVSVYHGKKKGRIEIEYYGNDDLARLLGILGIDNL from the coding sequence ATGACAAAGAAGGCGTTGGGTAGGGGATTGGATTCACTGATTAGTGGCGGGGTTGTTCGCAGCGTGGCGGCCGAACCTCCTCACGTTGAAGTCGCTATCGTGCCCCCCGCGACGAACGTAGTCCAACCACTTGGCTCGAGAATGGCCAGCACCGGCAGCGACAGCGACGGCAACGCGGTTCGCCATCTGGGCATCGATACCATCGAACGCAGCCGCTTTCAGCCGCGCACCGATTTTGATCCGGAGCAACTACGCGAACTGGCGGATTCCATCAAGCAGCGCGGCGTTATTCAGCCGTTGCTGGTAAGACCGGTTGCCGCAACCGATGGCACGCACCGCTACGAACTGATTGCGGGCGAGCGCCGCTGGCGAGCGGCGCGCGAGGCGGGGCTGACGACGATTCCCGCGATCGTTCGTGAGGCGAACGACCAGGAAGTGCTTGAAATCGCGCTCATCGAAAACCTGCAGCGCGAAGATCTCAATGCGGTTGAAGAGGCGCGGGCATACGAACAACTTTCCACGCAGTTCAAGCTTACTCAGGAGCAAATCGCCGAAAAAGTGGGTCGAAGCCGCGCGGCGGTAGCTAACTCGATGCGATTGCTCGGTTTACCCGGGGAAGTGCAGTCGTGGATCGCTGATGACCGGCTCAGTGTCGGTCATGCCAAGGCGATTCTCGGGCTGGCCAATCCCGCGGAGCAGCGGCTGGTTGCCGAGCGCGTACTGAAGCGCAATCTCACCGTGCGCGAGACGGAACAACTCGTAGAACAGCTCAAAGGGGAAGCGAAAGTTCGCGCGCGCACACTCGGTGGGGTGGCGAAATCGACGCACGTTTTGGCGGTCGAAGAGCGACTGCAGCAGAAGCTCGGCACCCACGTCAGCGTTTATCACGGTAAGAAAAAGGGACGGATCGAGATCGAATATTACGGGAACGACGATCTGGCGCGCCTGCTCGGCATCCTCGGCATCGACAATCTCTAG
- a CDS encoding M48 family metallopeptidase, translated as MDEPSQQQRAKRYEAIHNFLFVVETVYTILSLIVFLYWAGSDILASVVQSISPNPWIHVAIYGAVVIIATKLLFLPLNYLGDYHLEHKFGLSNESLGAWALDELKSLGLNLLLSVVLLDVLYFLLRRAGDWWWVGAGLFFLVFGVAMSALFPVLILPLFYKLQPLENEPLREKLTALAQRVGAKVLGVYRMGMSEKTKKANAAFAGLGTTKRIILGDTLLDKFAEDEIEVVMAHEMAHYQHGDITKMIAWGTVTTFVGLKVADLGLHWGMTRLGYDHVWDIAAFPLLALCLFVFGLVAMPLNNAFSRSREWKADATALELTANRDAFIRAMRKLGEQNLADLSPHPVVEFLLHDHPSLARRIAWAEQWHGD; from the coding sequence ATGGACGAACCCAGCCAACAGCAACGCGCAAAACGCTACGAGGCGATCCACAACTTTCTTTTTGTGGTGGAGACGGTGTACACCATCCTGTCGCTCATCGTGTTTCTCTATTGGGCAGGTTCGGACATCCTTGCGAGCGTAGTGCAATCCATCTCGCCGAACCCGTGGATCCACGTCGCGATTTATGGCGCGGTGGTCATCATCGCGACCAAGTTGCTATTTTTGCCGCTGAACTATCTTGGCGACTATCATCTCGAACATAAGTTCGGGCTGTCCAACGAAAGCCTCGGTGCGTGGGCGCTCGATGAACTGAAGTCCCTCGGGTTGAATTTGCTGCTGAGTGTCGTGCTACTGGACGTTCTGTATTTCCTTTTGCGACGCGCTGGCGACTGGTGGTGGGTTGGCGCTGGACTTTTCTTCCTGGTGTTTGGCGTGGCGATGTCGGCGCTCTTTCCCGTGCTGATTCTCCCACTCTTTTACAAATTGCAGCCCTTGGAAAACGAGCCGTTACGCGAGAAGCTCACGGCGCTCGCGCAACGGGTCGGTGCAAAAGTCCTTGGGGTCTACCGGATGGGGATGAGCGAGAAGACGAAGAAAGCCAACGCGGCGTTCGCGGGACTTGGCACCACCAAGCGCATCATTCTCGGCGACACCTTGCTGGATAAATTTGCGGAGGACGAGATTGAGGTGGTCATGGCGCACGAGATGGCGCACTACCAGCACGGCGACATTACGAAGATGATCGCTTGGGGAACGGTGACGACCTTCGTTGGACTCAAAGTCGCCGACCTCGGGTTGCACTGGGGCATGACCCGACTCGGGTACGACCACGTCTGGGACATCGCCGCATTCCCGCTGTTAGCACTGTGCCTGTTTGTTTTTGGGTTGGTGGCGATGCCGCTGAATAACGCTTTCTCCCGCTCCCGTGAATGGAAAGCGGACGCCACGGCGCTGGAGTTGACTGCAAATCGCGACGCGTTCATACGCGCCATGCGGAAACTCGGGGAGCAGAATCTCGCGGATCTTTCACCGCATCCGGTTGTTGAGTTTCTCCTGCACGATCACCCGTCGCTCGCGCGACGCATTGCCTGGGCGGAACAATGGCACGGCGACTAG
- a CDS encoding M28 family peptidase, translated as MARRLGFVLIVGLVCGCGGSRPPPPIPWQQYSGERAYRHVEKLVGYGPRPSGSDGLGRAATYIKTQLEEYGLATEEQVFIAPTPLGPKQFRNIVARTRVQPARPNRVIIIGSHYDTKFFTNITFVGANDGGSSSGALLEIARIAAEQPGLWFVFFDGEEAVQQYGEEDGLWGSKFFIEDLKGRNQIGQVKAMVLLDMIGDKNLNITVNGSLIPQTFDASRAAGFRDYFAYGGNGILDDHVPFMRAGIPAVDLIDFEFGSKPGLNDYWHTEKDTLDKISSRSLEIAGKTTLRLIELLQNQAAGH; from the coding sequence ATGGCACGGCGACTAGGCTTCGTCCTTATCGTCGGGCTCGTTTGCGGCTGTGGCGGGTCGCGACCGCCGCCGCCAATTCCCTGGCAACAGTACAGCGGCGAGCGGGCGTACCGGCATGTTGAAAAACTTGTCGGTTATGGGCCGCGACCCAGCGGAAGCGATGGGCTTGGACGCGCGGCTACTTACATCAAGACCCAGTTGGAGGAATACGGGCTGGCTACCGAGGAACAAGTCTTCATCGCGCCGACGCCCCTCGGGCCAAAGCAATTTCGGAATATTGTGGCCAGGACGCGCGTGCAGCCGGCCCGCCCCAATCGCGTGATCATCATCGGTTCGCACTACGATACGAAGTTCTTTACGAACATCACGTTCGTCGGCGCCAACGACGGCGGCTCCAGCTCGGGTGCGCTGCTGGAAATCGCGCGCATCGCTGCCGAGCAGCCGGGCCTGTGGTTTGTGTTTTTTGACGGCGAAGAGGCTGTGCAGCAGTACGGCGAGGAGGACGGGCTGTGGGGGAGCAAGTTCTTTATCGAAGATCTCAAAGGCAGGAATCAAATCGGCCAGGTCAAGGCGATGGTGTTGCTGGATATGATCGGCGACAAGAATTTGAATATCACCGTCAACGGCTCGCTGATCCCGCAGACCTTTGACGCTTCGCGCGCGGCGGGGTTCCGTGACTACTTCGCCTACGGCGGGAATGGGATCCTTGACGACCACGTGCCATTCATGCGGGCGGGAATCCCAGCCGTTGATCTGATTGACTTTGAATTCGGTAGCAAGCCGGGCCTTAACGATTATTGGCATACAGAGAAGGACACACTCGACAAGATCAGCTCGCGCAGCCTGGAAATCGCCGGCAAGACCACGTTGCGGCTTATCGAACTCCTTCAGAATCAAGCCGCTGGCCATTGA
- a CDS encoding patatin-like phospholipase family protein codes for MEHKLQVLESVPVLASLGKELMKGLAERAEFVAVKKGDLVVRENDPGDALYVVVSGRLQAYTRLKSGRDRIFATYCDGDCFGEMPLLSGETHWANVRALNDSMLLKIPREDFDSVVNRDPRVAVSFSQRLGHRIKELREEKYRAKRSIIISLYGSLPDTGKTTLAHNLAASLAHETREPVLLLDFSGRQRGVPLLNCERLDFRSGLGLQDITVHSPLGYDRLNLDLVGDEREIALIAPVFGHLVKQYDYVICDLPNAVSASVFACLVQSDQVFVIAKYDDEHLYRTRLLLEDFRSHAAARGPQVRVILTAVGDASAPYVEEAERKVGQPISYLLRWIPESEVVEAVDGTPYAIRKPMEPYSLVVRRMARELGNVLVGLALGTGGARGLAHIGVIRVLEREGIAIDMVAGSSMGALIAAAWAVGKSADEMEAIAKRIRDKRTFLKLLDPMFPGAGIFRGIKVYNFLHSIVNGLTFADTLIPLKIIASDINTLEEVIFQDGKLIDAIRASITIPGVFRPVVTNGHTLIDGGITDPVPVQVLAHAGVAKIIAVNTIPNVDEMKQRERYRNERSLASRKESKGGMRETGPVVETPTSLINVYMRSMHAMQSRMAEVACTNADVVIRPILADSVWYDFYHPERYIRCGEEAAQAALPLLKGLVGR; via the coding sequence ATGGAGCACAAACTCCAAGTACTTGAAAGCGTGCCAGTTCTGGCCAGCCTTGGCAAAGAGCTGATGAAGGGCCTGGCTGAGCGCGCTGAATTTGTCGCGGTCAAGAAGGGCGACCTTGTCGTGCGCGAAAATGACCCTGGCGATGCGCTTTATGTCGTCGTTTCGGGTCGACTCCAGGCGTACACACGGCTCAAGAGCGGACGGGACCGTATTTTCGCCACCTATTGTGATGGCGATTGTTTTGGGGAGATGCCGCTGCTGAGCGGGGAGACGCATTGGGCGAATGTGCGCGCGCTCAACGATTCGATGCTCCTGAAAATCCCGCGCGAAGATTTCGATTCCGTGGTCAATCGCGACCCGCGCGTGGCGGTGAGCTTCAGCCAACGGCTGGGTCATCGAATCAAGGAACTTCGTGAAGAGAAATATCGTGCCAAGCGGAGCATAATCATCTCGCTCTACGGCTCCCTGCCCGACACGGGGAAGACGACCCTCGCGCACAACCTGGCTGCCAGCCTTGCCCACGAAACGCGCGAGCCCGTGCTGCTCCTCGATTTTAGCGGCCGGCAGCGCGGCGTACCGCTGTTGAACTGCGAGCGCCTCGATTTCCGCAGCGGCCTCGGGCTGCAAGACATCACGGTGCATTCCCCGCTCGGTTACGACCGCTTGAATCTTGATCTCGTGGGCGACGAGCGCGAGATCGCGCTCATTGCGCCGGTGTTCGGCCATCTCGTGAAGCAGTACGATTACGTGATTTGCGATCTTCCGAACGCAGTCTCCGCGTCCGTGTTCGCTTGCCTCGTGCAATCGGACCAGGTGTTCGTCATCGCCAAGTACGACGACGAGCATCTCTACCGCACCCGGCTGTTGCTGGAGGATTTCCGTTCCCACGCAGCGGCGCGTGGGCCGCAGGTGCGAGTGATCCTCACAGCAGTCGGTGACGCCAGCGCGCCGTACGTGGAAGAAGCCGAGCGAAAGGTCGGACAGCCGATCTCGTATCTCTTGCGCTGGATTCCCGAGTCCGAGGTTGTCGAGGCCGTGGATGGGACCCCCTACGCGATTCGCAAGCCGATGGAGCCGTACAGCCTGGTGGTGCGGCGCATGGCGCGCGAGTTGGGCAATGTGTTGGTTGGATTGGCGCTCGGGACGGGCGGGGCCCGCGGCCTGGCACACATTGGGGTTATCCGCGTGCTGGAACGTGAGGGGATCGCCATCGACATGGTGGCTGGCAGTTCGATGGGCGCGCTCATCGCGGCGGCGTGGGCTGTTGGAAAGAGCGCCGACGAGATGGAGGCGATCGCCAAGCGGATACGCGACAAGCGCACGTTCCTGAAACTGCTGGACCCGATGTTTCCCGGCGCCGGCATCTTTCGCGGCATCAAGGTGTACAATTTCCTGCATTCGATTGTGAACGGGCTGACGTTCGCCGATACGCTCATTCCGCTAAAGATCATTGCCAGCGACATCAACACACTTGAGGAAGTTATTTTCCAGGACGGCAAGCTCATCGACGCGATCCGCGCCAGCATCACGATTCCCGGCGTCTTTCGTCCTGTGGTGACCAATGGCCACACGTTGATCGACGGTGGCATCACCGATCCGGTGCCCGTGCAAGTGCTCGCGCATGCCGGTGTCGCAAAGATCATCGCCGTCAACACGATTCCCAACGTAGATGAGATGAAACAGCGCGAACGCTACCGTAACGAGAGGTCGCTGGCGTCGCGGAAAGAAAGCAAAGGCGGCATGCGCGAAACGGGTCCCGTTGTCGAGACCCCGACCAGCCTGATCAACGTGTACATGCGCTCCATGCACGCGATGCAGTCGCGCATGGCCGAAGTCGCCTGTACCAATGCCGACGTGGTGATTCGCCCGATTCTCGCCGACAGTGTCTGGTACGACTTTTATCATCCTGAGCGTTACATTCGTTGCGGGGAAGAGGCGGCGCAGGCGGCGTTGCCCCTGCTGAAGGGGCTGGTGGGACGATGA
- a CDS encoding AMP-binding protein, with protein MKWDHLTPVEQRRIQNERLHHYFTEVIGPFSPYYKKLFAEHKIDPRHIKTVDDLRRLPFTSKADLLPTPEQPEKFREFIITPDISVLKHRPRVVAEALLRGRSAVERRFEREYRPIFLTATTGRSAAPVAFTYTDHDMRNLRTAGARIIQVFGATTKMRGVNMFPYAPHLAFWQVVFAGLEFGMLLVSSGGGKVMGTDGNINLIEKIKPEAIVGIPTFVYHVIREAHEQGRKWPQVCKIVLGGEKSPQGIRRKMVSMLQDMGAGDVRVCGTYGFTEARLAWGECPTPPGEWSGYHLLTDLGIMEVIDPETGEVKGEGEPGELVYTPLDARGTVVLRYRTGDYVDGGITWEPCPYCGRTVPRIVGKIGRASSTKELQLEKLKGTLVNFDSLQQILDDTAEVGEWQLEIRKAHDDPHDVDELILHVAPENGSDVERLKQKIRTRFQTEIELTPNRIEIHSLDDMLKRIKLESSLKEVRVLDARPKE; from the coding sequence ATGAAATGGGACCATCTGACGCCGGTGGAGCAGCGCCGCATCCAGAACGAGAGGCTTCACCACTACTTTACGGAGGTCATCGGCCCGTTCAGTCCCTACTACAAGAAGCTCTTCGCCGAGCATAAGATCGACCCGCGGCACATCAAGACGGTCGATGATTTGCGGCGTCTTCCGTTCACGAGCAAAGCTGATTTGCTCCCGACCCCGGAACAGCCAGAAAAATTCCGCGAGTTCATCATCACGCCGGATATCTCGGTGCTCAAACATCGTCCCCGTGTCGTCGCGGAGGCGTTGTTGCGCGGTCGCAGCGCGGTGGAACGGCGTTTCGAGCGCGAGTATCGCCCAATCTTCCTGACTGCCACCACGGGTCGCAGCGCGGCACCCGTGGCCTTCACGTACACCGACCACGACATGCGCAATCTCCGCACCGCCGGCGCGCGAATCATCCAGGTATTCGGCGCGACGACGAAGATGCGCGGCGTGAACATGTTTCCCTACGCACCACACCTGGCATTCTGGCAGGTCGTGTTTGCGGGACTGGAGTTTGGCATGTTGCTCGTCAGCTCGGGCGGCGGGAAGGTGATGGGTACCGACGGCAACATCAACCTCATCGAGAAGATCAAGCCCGAGGCGATTGTCGGCATCCCGACGTTTGTTTACCATGTGATCCGCGAAGCGCACGAACAAGGCCGCAAGTGGCCGCAGGTCTGCAAGATCGTCCTCGGCGGGGAGAAGTCGCCACAGGGTATCCGCCGCAAAATGGTTTCCATGTTACAGGACATGGGTGCGGGGGACGTGCGCGTTTGCGGGACGTACGGCTTTACAGAGGCGCGCCTGGCGTGGGGTGAATGCCCGACGCCGCCGGGGGAATGGAGCGGTTATCACCTACTGACCGACCTGGGCATCATGGAGGTGATTGACCCCGAGACGGGCGAAGTCAAGGGCGAGGGCGAGCCGGGCGAACTGGTGTACACACCGCTCGACGCGCGCGGCACGGTCGTGTTGCGCTATCGCACGGGCGATTATGTGGACGGCGGAATTACCTGGGAACCGTGCCCGTATTGCGGGCGTACGGTGCCGCGTATCGTCGGCAAGATCGGGCGCGCGTCCAGCACCAAGGAATTACAACTGGAAAAGCTGAAAGGTACGCTCGTCAATTTCGACTCGCTCCAGCAGATTCTCGACGACACGGCCGAGGTCGGCGAGTGGCAGTTGGAGATTCGTAAGGCCCACGATGATCCGCATGACGTGGACGAGCTGATTCTGCACGTCGCGCCTGAGAACGGGTCGGACGTCGAGCGTCTTAAACAGAAGATTCGTACGCGCTTTCAGACCGAGATCGAGTTGACGCCCAATCGCATCGAGATCCATTCGCTGGACGACATGCTCAAGCGCATCAAACTGGAAAGCTCATTGAAGGAAGTCCGCGTCTTGGATGCGCGGCCAAAGGAATGA
- a CDS encoding dienelactone hydrolase family protein: MKTQLTILFAGLFAMNSYAALHTEAIEYKQGDTTLEGYLAYDDGVKGPRPGVLVVHDWLGCDSYAKMRADMLAKLGYVAFAADIYGKGVRPKDPREAGGMVGKYKGDRTLLRARVNAALDVLEKQPQVDPKRIAAIGYCFGGTTVLELARSGADVAGIVTFHGGLDTPTRDAKNIKCKVLLCQGADDPYVPAADVAALQDELRSAKVDWQMIYYSGAVHSFTRPDAGNDNSKGAAYNEHADKRSWEAMKEFFAEIFR, translated from the coding sequence ATGAAAACGCAACTTACCATTCTTTTTGCGGGGCTTTTTGCCATGAACTCTTACGCCGCATTGCATACCGAAGCCATTGAGTACAAACAAGGCGACACCACACTCGAAGGTTATCTCGCCTACGACGACGGTGTGAAGGGGCCACGGCCGGGTGTGCTCGTCGTGCACGATTGGCTGGGGTGTGATAGCTACGCCAAAATGCGGGCCGACATGCTCGCTAAACTGGGGTATGTCGCGTTCGCGGCGGACATTTACGGTAAGGGTGTGCGTCCCAAAGACCCCCGAGAAGCGGGAGGGATGGTCGGAAAGTACAAGGGCGACCGCACATTGCTCCGTGCCCGGGTCAATGCTGCGCTCGATGTGCTGGAGAAACAACCGCAGGTTGATCCGAAGCGCATCGCCGCCATTGGTTATTGCTTCGGGGGCACCACCGTGTTGGAACTGGCGCGTAGCGGGGCCGATGTTGCCGGCATCGTTACCTTCCACGGGGGACTCGACACGCCGACGCGCGACGCGAAGAACATCAAGTGCAAGGTGCTGCTCTGCCAGGGTGCGGATGATCCGTATGTACCGGCCGCCGATGTGGCCGCGCTGCAAGACGAACTCCGTTCCGCCAAGGTGGACTGGCAGATGATTTATTATAGCGGCGCCGTCCACAGCTTTACGCGGCCTGATGCCGGCAACGACAACTCGAAGGGTGCGGCCTACAACGAGCACGCCGATAAACGATCGTGGGAAGCGATGAAGGAGTTTTTCGCAGAGATTTTCCGATGA